One Cucumis sativus cultivar 9930 chromosome 1, Cucumber_9930_V3, whole genome shotgun sequence DNA segment encodes these proteins:
- the LOC105434509 gene encoding uncharacterized protein LOC105434509 produces MPSTSQFDGLAKIVEKIKQNQERMEKSMQDMIGFFKFVEEKMDKKLEERHDKVNNILEDIKRKQPSSSGAQETNEYMGARSFEKHLDKVEEGKEEEDEEEDEAANLNMESINQKDLEKKDDHEDSEGRGGMAESGNQGSGEPVGGQTTLAKP; encoded by the exons ATGCCCTCTACAAGCCAGTTTGATGGACTAGCCAAGATTGTTGAGAAGATTAAACAAAACCAGGAGAGAATGGAAAAAAGTATGCAAGATATGATTGGATTCTTCAAGTTTgtggaagagaaaatggaTAAAAAGTTAGAAGAACGACATGACAAAGTAAACAACATTCTTGAAGACATCAAAAGGAAGCAACCTTCTTCTTCAGGTGCCCAGGAGACAAACGAATATATG GGAGCAAGGTCTTTTGAAAAGCACCTTGATAAGGTAGAGGAGggcaaagaagaagaggacgaagaagaagatgaagctGCAAACCTGAACATggaatcaatcaatcaaaaagACCTTGAGAAAAAGGATGACCATGAAGACAGTGAAGGAAGGGGAGGCATGGCTGAAAGTGGGAACCAAGGTTCCGGAGAGCCGGTTGGTGGACAAACGACATTGGCAAAACCATAA
- the LOC101220451 gene encoding 28S ribosomal protein S29, mitochondrial, with amino-acid sequence MMRSILRATAAASKHHFSNRNPSPILSLTSNYSAKTTKSPVKKGKKGKSEADAKAGDDPSAPAAASNDLDAALSDDKIRARRLAAEENDTSLDVGPNGRPLFTSASSLSQLTRKDAGTYFKLNMEGLNEVLPEGLPMGMVKEFEESIRSAVLVRQSFLDLRDNFRRVVDPSLLSPAGSKIRKQIVLDGPVNCGKSIALAMLVQWAREEGWLVLYVPSGRRWTHGGFFFKNPQTGLWDTPVQAEDVLRDFVKYNETQLRQLPCQISEPIPLGEGAGVGMAKGADSMRMPEGSTLYDLIDTGIKHTHVAVGVVVRLRKELSLVKDIPVLIAIDQYNNWFTFSEYEEPVTVRSTRPIHARELAMVKAFRSMMHDDMMVGAFSHSTAVGKLRQDLPDVPLGARVNFPRYSLDEAASVFHYYLRQRLIRREAFSEDGWKKIYYLSNGNGAEMRWLAPLMR; translated from the exons ATGATGCGGTCAATTCTCAGAGCAACAGCTGCAGCCTCCAAACACCACTTCTCCAATCGAAACCCTTCTCCCATCCTATCTCTTACTTCAAATTACTCAGCTAAGACCACCAAATCCCCcgtcaagaaaggaaagaagggCAAGTCCGAGGCCGATGCCAAAGCCGGCGATGACCCCTCCGCCCCTGCTGCTGCTTCCAACGACTTAGATGCGGCTCTTTCTGATGATAAAATCCGCGCCCGCCGTCTTGCTGCCGAGGAAAATGATACCTCACTCGATGTTGGCCCGAATGGCCGCCCACTCTTTACCTCAGCCTCTTCACTCTCACAGCTCACTCGCAAGGATGCAGGaacttatttcaaattaaa TATGGAAGGACTTAATGAGGTACTGCCGGAGGGTTTGCCTATGGGGATGGTCAAGGAGTTTGAGGAGTCTATACGAAGTGCTGTACTTGTGCGGCAGAGTTTCTTGGATCTCCGTGACAATTTCAGGCGGGTGGTTGATCCTTCATTACTGTCTCCGGCTG GttcaaaaattagaaaacagaTCGTCTTGGATGGTCCAGTTAATTGTGGAAAGAGTATTGCGCTCGCCATGCTCGTTCAATGGGCTCGCGAAGAAGGGTGGTTAGTTTTATATGTTCCTAGTGGACGTCGGTGGACACATGGAGGGTTCTTCTTTAAAAACCCTCAAACAGGACTTTGGGACACACCCGTTCAGGCTGAAGATGTTCTGAGA GATTTTGTGAAGTACAATGAGACCCAGTTAAGACAATTGCCATGCCAAATATCTGAACCTATACCGTTGGGAGAGGGCGCTGGTGTTGGGATGGCTAAAGGTGCTGATTCCATGAGGATGCCTGAAGGTTCTACTTTATATGACTTAATTGATACTGGAATCAAGCACACTCATGTAGCTGTTGGGGTGGTGGTTCGTTTAAGAAAAGAACTATCGCTTGTGAAAGATATTCCTGTGCTCATTGCTATTGATCAA TATAACAACTGGTTTACATTCAGTGAGTATGAAGAACCCGTGACTGTTCGTTCAACTCGACCAATACATGCTAGAGAACTTGCAATG GTAAAAGCTTTTAGGTCTATGATGCATGACGATATGATGGTTGGTGCTTTCTCCCATTCAACTGCTGTAGGAAAGTTGCGTCAAGACTTGCCAGATGTTCCTCTAGGTGCACGTGTTAATTTCCCTCGCTACAGTCTTGATGAAGCGGCTTCTGTTTTCCACTACTACCTCAG ACAAAGACTGATACGTCGTGAAGCCTTCTCTGAGGATGGCTGGAAAAAGATATACTATTTGTCGAATGGAAATGGAGCGGAAATGCGGTGGTTGGCACCATTGATGCGTTGA